From a region of the Panicum virgatum strain AP13 chromosome 2K, P.virgatum_v5, whole genome shotgun sequence genome:
- the LOC120666496 gene encoding uncharacterized protein LOC120666496 isoform X1, translated as MAGPSGASSSRGGVGVDRFYSPPHVRRQQQQEEQLQRLKGQRPSSPAAVALTPRASRQKPPPAGAAEPAAPPPKEAERRPDAPSKPSAKAAADAAVAPPPAPPPPTDEAGNLEGFLSSTTPSVPVQYLPKTSMRGWRNCDATSPPPYFCLGDLWEAFKEWSFYGAGVPLVLNGRESVVQYYVPYLSAIQLYADPSKVSARIRHPWEESDGESMDTSSEGSSETDVDRLRGSLEASCRLEGGFQRDDAEMHSPSTRPIFEYLETDPPFGREPLTDKVSILASKFPDLKTFRSCDLLPTSWMSVAWYPIYRIPTGPTLKDLDACFLTFHYLSTPSKDTDPRTPACPSFGGLNHCMNAAGKLTLPVFGLASYKLRSSVWSSSRPEEQQHAASLMQAADDWLRHRQVYHPDFRFFLTHYNTALR; from the exons atggccgggccgtccggcgcctcctcctcgcgcggcggcgtcggggtcgACCGGTTCTACAGCCCGCCCCACGTGcgccgccagcagcagcaggaggagcagcTCCAGCGGCTCAAGGGCCAGCGCCCCTCGTcccccgcggcggtggcgctcacGCCCAGGGCCTCCAGGCagaagccgccgccggctggggccgcggagccggccgccccgcctccAAAGGAGGCCGAGAGGCGGCCCGACGCGCCCTCCAAGCCGTCcgcgaaggcggcggccgatGCGGCcgtggccccgccgccggcgccgccgccgccgacggatGAGGCAGGTAATCTCGAGGGGTTCCtcagctccaccacgccgtccGTGCCCGTGCAGTACTTGCCCAAG ACAAGCATGAGGGGATGGAGGAATTGTGATGCTACAAGTCCACCACCATATTTCTGCCTTGGTGATCTCTGGGAGGCTTTCAAGGAGTGGAGCTTTTACGGGGCTGGTGTTCCCCTTGTGTTAAATGGTAGAGAGTCTGTGGTTCAGTATTATGTTCCATACCTTTCTGCTATACAGCTGTATGCAGACCCTTCAAAGGTTTCAGCGAGGATCAG GCATCCTTGGGAGGAAAGTGACGGGGAATCTATGGATACTAGCAGCGAAGGCAGCAGTGAAACTGATGTTGACCGGTTAAGAGGTTCTCTGGAAGCATCATGTCGATTGGAGGGTGGTTTCCAAAGGGATGATGCTGAAATGCACTCACCGTCCACTCGTCCCATATTTGAGTATCTCGAGACAGATCCACCATTTGGTAGAGAGCCTTTAACAGATAAG GTATCAATTCTTGCAAGTAAATTTCCAGATTTGAAGACGTTCAGAAGTTGCGATCTGCTGCCAACCAGCTGGATGTCTGTTGCATG GTACCCCATATACAGAATCCCTACTGGACCAACACTCAAGGATCTAGATGCATGTTTCTTGACATTTCATTACTTATCAACACCTTCCAAGG atactGATCCCAGGACACCAGCATGCCCCAGTTTCGGAGGGCTTAACCACTGTATGAACGCAGCTGGTAAGCTAACATTGCCTGTCTTCGGACTAGCATCCTACAAACTGCGGAGCTCTGTTTGGTCATCGAGTAGGCccgaggagcagcagcatgcAGCCTCCCTAATGCAGGCGGCAGATGACTGGCTTCGCCATCGCCAAGTGTATCATCCAGACTTTCGGTTCTTTCTCACCCATTACAATACAGCATTGAGATGA
- the LOC120666496 gene encoding uncharacterized protein LOC120666496 isoform X2, with the protein MAGPSGASSSRGGVGVDRFYSPPHVRRQQQQEEQLQRLKGQRPSSPAAVALTPRASRQKPPPAGAAEPAAPPPKEAERRPDAPSKPSAKAAADAAVAPPPAPPPPTDEAGNLEGFLSSTTPSVPVQYLPKTSMRGWRNCDATSPPPYFCLGDLWEAFKEWSFYGAGVPLVLNGRESVVQYYVPYLSAIQLYADPSKVSARISEGSSETDVDRLRGSLEASCRLEGGFQRDDAEMHSPSTRPIFEYLETDPPFGREPLTDKVSILASKFPDLKTFRSCDLLPTSWMSVAWYPIYRIPTGPTLKDLDACFLTFHYLSTPSKDTDPRTPACPSFGGLNHCMNAAGKLTLPVFGLASYKLRSSVWSSSRPEEQQHAASLMQAADDWLRHRQVYHPDFRFFLTHYNTALR; encoded by the exons atggccgggccgtccggcgcctcctcctcgcgcggcggcgtcggggtcgACCGGTTCTACAGCCCGCCCCACGTGcgccgccagcagcagcaggaggagcagcTCCAGCGGCTCAAGGGCCAGCGCCCCTCGTcccccgcggcggtggcgctcacGCCCAGGGCCTCCAGGCagaagccgccgccggctggggccgcggagccggccgccccgcctccAAAGGAGGCCGAGAGGCGGCCCGACGCGCCCTCCAAGCCGTCcgcgaaggcggcggccgatGCGGCcgtggccccgccgccggcgccgccgccgccgacggatGAGGCAGGTAATCTCGAGGGGTTCCtcagctccaccacgccgtccGTGCCCGTGCAGTACTTGCCCAAG ACAAGCATGAGGGGATGGAGGAATTGTGATGCTACAAGTCCACCACCATATTTCTGCCTTGGTGATCTCTGGGAGGCTTTCAAGGAGTGGAGCTTTTACGGGGCTGGTGTTCCCCTTGTGTTAAATGGTAGAGAGTCTGTGGTTCAGTATTATGTTCCATACCTTTCTGCTATACAGCTGTATGCAGACCCTTCAAAGGTTTCAGCGAGGATCAG CGAAGGCAGCAGTGAAACTGATGTTGACCGGTTAAGAGGTTCTCTGGAAGCATCATGTCGATTGGAGGGTGGTTTCCAAAGGGATGATGCTGAAATGCACTCACCGTCCACTCGTCCCATATTTGAGTATCTCGAGACAGATCCACCATTTGGTAGAGAGCCTTTAACAGATAAG GTATCAATTCTTGCAAGTAAATTTCCAGATTTGAAGACGTTCAGAAGTTGCGATCTGCTGCCAACCAGCTGGATGTCTGTTGCATG GTACCCCATATACAGAATCCCTACTGGACCAACACTCAAGGATCTAGATGCATGTTTCTTGACATTTCATTACTTATCAACACCTTCCAAGG atactGATCCCAGGACACCAGCATGCCCCAGTTTCGGAGGGCTTAACCACTGTATGAACGCAGCTGGTAAGCTAACATTGCCTGTCTTCGGACTAGCATCCTACAAACTGCGGAGCTCTGTTTGGTCATCGAGTAGGCccgaggagcagcagcatgcAGCCTCCCTAATGCAGGCGGCAGATGACTGGCTTCGCCATCGCCAAGTGTATCATCCAGACTTTCGGTTCTTTCTCACCCATTACAATACAGCATTGAGATGA
- the LOC120666510 gene encoding protein transport protein SEC13 homolog B-like, translating into MASKKVELDHKDMVHDSAIDYYGKRLATASSDSTVKIIDIGAATAPSQVLAMLSGHYGPVWRVAWAHPKYGTVLASCGYDGRVIVWKEDARGNWSQVHVFTDHKSSVNSIAWAPYEVGLCLACASSDGRISILTMRADGGWDTSTIERAHPVGATAISWAPATALGSLAGSGELVYKLVSGGFDSVVKVWGFVNGSWKLESALISDMHTDCIRDVAWAPVLGLAKSTIASGSQDGKVVIWTKGKDGDKWEGKLTRDFGSPVWRVSWSLTGNILSIAAGENNITLWKEGSDGHWEEVMKVEP; encoded by the coding sequence ATGGCGTCAAAGAAAGTAGAGTTGGATCACAAGGATATGGTCCACGACTCTGCTATTGATTACTACGGCAAGCGCCTTGCTACTGCTTCCTCAGACTCTACTGTGAAGATCATCGACATTGGTGCTGCAACTGCCCCATCCCAGGTTCTTGCAATGCTTAGTGGCCACTATGGTCCTGTGTGGCGTGTTGCATGGGCCCATCCAAAGTATGGTACAGTCCTTGCATCCTGCGGCTATGATGGCCGTGTCATTGTTTGGAAGGAGGATGCTCGAGGCAATTGGTCTCAAGTCCATGTGTTTACGGACCACAAGTCGTCTGTCAACTCCATTGCTTGGGCTCCATATGAGGTTGGCCTTTGCCTTGCCTGTGCGTCTTCTGATGGAAGAATATCTATCTTGACTATGCGAGCTGATGGGGGTTGGGATACTTCAACCATTGAGCGAGCACACCCTGTTGGCGCGACTGCCATCTCTTGGGCTCCAGCAACTGCACTTGGTTCACTGGCTGGCTCAGGGGAGCTTGTTTATAAGCTTGTCTCTGGAGGGTTTGACTCTGTTGTTAAAGTCTGGGGATTTGTCAATGGTAGCTGGAAGCTGGAGAGTGCTCTTATCTCTGACATGCATACCGATTGTATTCGGGATGTCGCATGGGCGCCAGTTTTGGGCTTGGCCAAGTCGACCATTGCCAGCGGGTCCCAAGACGGGAAGGTCGTCATCTGGACCAAGGGGAAAGATGGAGACAAGTGGGAGGGAAAGCTCACGCGGgactttgggtctcctgtctggAGGGTATCTTGGTCCTTGACTGGGAACATACTGTCCATAGCTGCTGGTGAAAACAACATTACACTCTGGAAGGAAGGGTCAGATGGTCACTGGGAGGAGGTGATGAAGGTTGAACCCTAG
- the LOC120666517 gene encoding uncharacterized protein LOC120666517 isoform X1, translating to MAGPSGASSSRGGVGVDRFYSPPHVRRQQQEEQLQRLKGQRPSSPAAVALTPRAAARQKPPPPPSGAAETAAPPPKEAERRPDAPSKPSAKAAVAADAGVAPPPAPPMDEAGNLERFLSSTTPSVPVQYLPKTSMRGWRTGDATNSPPYFCLGDLWEAFKEWSFYGAGVPLVLNGSDSVIQYYVPYLSAIQLYADPSKVSARIRHPWEESDGESMDTSSEGSSETDVDRLRGSLEATCRLEGGFQRDDAEMHSPSTRPIFEYLETDPPFGREPLTDKVSILASKFPDLKTFRSCDLLPTSWMSVAWYPIYRIPTGPTLKDLDACFLTFHYLSTPSKDTDPRTPPCSSFGGLNHCMNAAGKLTLPVFGLASYKLRSSVWSSNRPEEQQLAASLMQAADDWLRHRQVYHPDFRFFLTHYNTPLR from the exons atggccgggccgtccggcgcctcctcctcgcgcggcggcgtcggggtcgACCGCTTCTACAGCCCGCCCCACGTGCGCcgccagcagcaggaggagcagctgcagcggctCAAGGGCCAGCGCCCCTCGTcccccgcggcggtggcgctcacgcccagggccgccgccaggcagaagccgccgccgcctccttctgGGGCCGCGGAGACGGCCGCCCCGCCTCCAAAGGAGGCCGAGAGGCGGCCCGACGCGCCCTCCAAGCCGTCCGcaaaggcggcggtggcggccgatgCGGGCGTGgcccctccgccggcgccgccgatggATGAGGCGGGGAATCTCGAGAGGTTCCTCAGCTCCACCACGCCCTCCGTGCCCGTGCAGTACTTGCCCAAG ACAAGCATGAGGGGATGGAGGACTGGTGATGCTACAAATTCGCCACCATATTTCTGCCTTGGTGATCTCTGGGAGGCTTTCAAGGAGTGGAGCTTTTACGGGGCTGGTGTTCCCCTTGTGTTAAATGGCAGCGACTCTGTGATTCAGTATTATGTACCATATCTTTCTGCCATACAGCTGTATGCAGACCCTTCAAAGGTTTCAGCGAGGATCAG GCATCCTTGGGAGGAAAGTGATGGGGAATCTATGGATACTAGCAGCGAAGGCAGCAGTGAAACTGATGTTGACCGGTTAAGAGGTTCTCTGGAAGCAACATGTCGATTGGAGGGTGGTTTCCAAAGGGATGATGCTGAAATGCACTCACCGTCCACACGTCCAATATTTGAGTATCTCGAGACGGATCCACCATTTGGTAGAGAGCCTTTAACAGATAAG GTATCAATTCTTGCAAGTAAATTTCCAGATTTGAAGACGTTCAGAAGTTGCGATCTGCTGCCAACCAGTTGGATGTCTGTTGCATG GTACCCCATATACAGAATCCCTACTGGACCAACGCTCAAGGATCTAGATGCGTGTTTCTTGACATTTCATTACTTATCGACACCTTCCAAGG ATACTGATCCCAGGACACCACCATGCTCCAGTTTCGGAGGGCTTAACCACTGTATGAACGCAGCTGGTAAGCTAACATTGCCAGTCTTTGGACTGGCATCCTACAAACTGCGGAGCTCTGTTTGGTCATCGAATAGGCCTGAGGAGCAGCAGCTTGCGGCCTCCCTCATGCAGGCAGCCGATGACTGGCTTCGCCATCGCCAAGTGTATCATCCAGACTTCCGGTTCTTTCTCACCCATTACAACACACCATTGAGATGA
- the LOC120666517 gene encoding uncharacterized protein LOC120666517 isoform X2 — protein MAGPSGASSSRGGVGVDRFYSPPHVRRQQQEEQLQRLKGQRPSSPAAVALTPRAAARQKPPPPPSGAAETAAPPPKEAERRPDAPSKPSAKAAVAADAGVAPPPAPPMDEAGNLERFLSSTTPSVPVQYLPKTSMRGWRTGDATNSPPYFCLGDLWEAFKEWSFYGAGVPLVLNGSDSVIQYYVPYLSAIQLYADPSKVSARISEGSSETDVDRLRGSLEATCRLEGGFQRDDAEMHSPSTRPIFEYLETDPPFGREPLTDKVSILASKFPDLKTFRSCDLLPTSWMSVAWYPIYRIPTGPTLKDLDACFLTFHYLSTPSKDTDPRTPPCSSFGGLNHCMNAAGKLTLPVFGLASYKLRSSVWSSNRPEEQQLAASLMQAADDWLRHRQVYHPDFRFFLTHYNTPLR, from the exons atggccgggccgtccggcgcctcctcctcgcgcggcggcgtcggggtcgACCGCTTCTACAGCCCGCCCCACGTGCGCcgccagcagcaggaggagcagctgcagcggctCAAGGGCCAGCGCCCCTCGTcccccgcggcggtggcgctcacgcccagggccgccgccaggcagaagccgccgccgcctccttctgGGGCCGCGGAGACGGCCGCCCCGCCTCCAAAGGAGGCCGAGAGGCGGCCCGACGCGCCCTCCAAGCCGTCCGcaaaggcggcggtggcggccgatgCGGGCGTGgcccctccgccggcgccgccgatggATGAGGCGGGGAATCTCGAGAGGTTCCTCAGCTCCACCACGCCCTCCGTGCCCGTGCAGTACTTGCCCAAG ACAAGCATGAGGGGATGGAGGACTGGTGATGCTACAAATTCGCCACCATATTTCTGCCTTGGTGATCTCTGGGAGGCTTTCAAGGAGTGGAGCTTTTACGGGGCTGGTGTTCCCCTTGTGTTAAATGGCAGCGACTCTGTGATTCAGTATTATGTACCATATCTTTCTGCCATACAGCTGTATGCAGACCCTTCAAAGGTTTCAGCGAGGATCAG CGAAGGCAGCAGTGAAACTGATGTTGACCGGTTAAGAGGTTCTCTGGAAGCAACATGTCGATTGGAGGGTGGTTTCCAAAGGGATGATGCTGAAATGCACTCACCGTCCACACGTCCAATATTTGAGTATCTCGAGACGGATCCACCATTTGGTAGAGAGCCTTTAACAGATAAG GTATCAATTCTTGCAAGTAAATTTCCAGATTTGAAGACGTTCAGAAGTTGCGATCTGCTGCCAACCAGTTGGATGTCTGTTGCATG GTACCCCATATACAGAATCCCTACTGGACCAACGCTCAAGGATCTAGATGCGTGTTTCTTGACATTTCATTACTTATCGACACCTTCCAAGG ATACTGATCCCAGGACACCACCATGCTCCAGTTTCGGAGGGCTTAACCACTGTATGAACGCAGCTGGTAAGCTAACATTGCCAGTCTTTGGACTGGCATCCTACAAACTGCGGAGCTCTGTTTGGTCATCGAATAGGCCTGAGGAGCAGCAGCTTGCGGCCTCCCTCATGCAGGCAGCCGATGACTGGCTTCGCCATCGCCAAGTGTATCATCCAGACTTCCGGTTCTTTCTCACCCATTACAACACACCATTGAGATGA
- the LOC120666532 gene encoding uncharacterized protein LOC120666532 isoform X2, giving the protein MGQRLALASTTTSEDQLVQRPATADVDSPWSSYGSTIRSISYPQEVGWSAWLRRSGGTTPGSSVPSSCTDGSRPSSSASSWGSGAAGFNAIKANELRLIGRRMVHDGHLQALTREFLGGGNSVLREWFTELDVDWVLMMTEDMPWRAERTVVHDRARRWIRGFTTMAHAFLAMRSDLRHAVEGANVQELQLGGFASASISKMMLFVDGVIANVDWTPENLPAALDVYVCISDATASSRDQASSTAQQIVLSMYGGAADHAGLVTSKRRRLSAAIHRAMRSLSVDYYGDGGACGAPRGSEVHTATQYTMDFVRLLWRNAGLASSVLEDDGGGNVVLLASDVMRRWEFSLASASMLLPDAALRCVFLLNNYDTMAEAFPDSGLQDEIGRCVERYLDAAWAPVLSCLHGATAWHSPPSVKLADFTARFWRTYDAQKLWRVRSPALRGRLRRAVADLVVSAYAMYLKEHPLRDMGSIMAPEEMEEMLNELFEG; this is encoded by the coding sequence ATGGGGCAGCGTCTTGCATTGGCGTCCACCACCACCAGTGAGGATCAGCTTGTTCAGAGACCGGCCACAGCCGACGTTGATTCACCGTGGAGTAGCTATGGCAGCACAATCCGCAGCATCTCCTACCCCCAAGAAGTTGGCTGGTCAGCTTGGCTTCGCCGGTCTGGTGGCACAACCCCCGGCAGCTCCGTGCCGAGTTCGTGCACTGATGGTTCCCGCCcaagctcctccgcctcctcttggGGCTCGGGCGCTGCAGGATTCAATGCAATCAAGGCCAACGAGCTCAGGTTGATTGGACGTCGGATGGTCCATGACGGGCATCTGCAGGCGCTGACAAGAGAATTTCTGGGCGGCGGAAATAGTGTTCTTCGGGAGTGGTTCACCGAGCTGGACGTGGATTGGGTTCTGATGATGACAGAAGACATGCCATGGCGGGCGGAACGGACGGTGGTCCATGACCGTGCACGGAGGTGGATCCGTGGGTTCACCACCATGGCACACGCCTTCCTTGCTATGCGATCTGATCTCAGGCATGCGGTGGAGGGGGCCAATGTGCAGGAGCTGCAGTTAGGAGGATTTGCCTCGGCCAGCATCTCCAAGATGATGCTCTTTGTTGATGGAGTAATTGCTAACGTCGACTGGACGCCGGAGAACCTCCCGGCGGCGCTCGATGTCTACGTCTGCATCTCGGACGCGACAGCATCCTCTCGTGATCAGGCAAGCTCCACAGCGCAGCAGATCGTCCTGTCCATGTATGGTGGTGCCGCTGATCATGCCGGCCTGGTCACCAGCAAGAGGCGGAGGCTGTCCGCCGCCATCCACCGGGCGATGAGAAGCCTCTCGGTGGACTACTACGGGGACGGTGGCGCCTGCGGGGCTCCACGAGGGAGCGAGGTCCACACCGCGACGCAGTACACCATGGATTTTGTCAGGCTGCTCTGGAGGAACGCGGGTCTGGCCAGCTCTGTGCTGGAAGACGATGGCGGTGGCAACGTGGTCTTGCTGGCGAGCGATGTGATGCGGCGCTGGGAGTTCTCCCTGGCGTCGGCGTCCATGTTGCTCCCCGACGCCGCCCTTCGGTGCGTGTTCTTGCTCAACAACTACGACACCATGGCCGAGGCGTTCCCGGACTCCGGGCTCCAAGATGAGATCGGGCGGTGCGTGGAACGTTACCTCGACGCGGCCTGGGCGCCCGTGCTGTCCTGCTTGCACGGTGCAACAGCGTGGCACTCGCCGCCATCGGTCAAGCTGGCCGATTTCACGGCGAGGTTCTGGCGAACCTACGACGCTCAGAAGCTGTGGCGAGTCCGGAGCCCGGCGCTCAGAGGGAGGCTGCGGAGAGCGGTCGCGGACTTGGTCGTCTCAGCTTACGCCATGTACTTGAAGGAGCATCCTCTTAGGGACATGGGGAGCATCATGGCACCTGAGGAAATGGAAGAGATGCTGAATGAGCTGTTTGAAGGCTGA